In the Neodiprion virginianus isolate iyNeoVirg1 chromosome 2, iyNeoVirg1.1, whole genome shotgun sequence genome, TGTataaaaaggcaaaaaaatcAACAGGGACCAGGATGAAAATTCGCATTCTTGTTGAATTCAATAAGAACTGCTCCTTGTGGATATTTTGGAcaatagataaaaaattacgagtGTTCAATTTTCAGGAACTATGTGCAGATAACAATTTGCAAGAACCTCGCTACGAGAATGTTAGCGACGTTGGGCCACCTCATGCAAGAGTTTTTACAATTCATTGCATAGTTTCAACTTTTGTAGAACGAGGTATTGCGACTACTAAGCGACAGGCAAAACATGAGGCCGCTAAGAAGATGATGGATCGCATCACGGATGTAGTCGCTGGGAAAATGCGAGATATTAGCATCTAtatgaaaaacgagaaaactGAGTATGATAATGAATTGGACAATGTAGCAATATCCCAGTATCCCGAATTAACTAAATTGCCGGCTATAAAAAAGCCTAATTTGGGAGTAAAAATATCTGAGTACCATATAAAAGTGAAGAATACCTTAGAAAATAATGTTAGGCACGAGGCAATCGGAAAGCTTGTCAATTTGATTAATGATGCCAAGTTGAAGTCTGATAGCGAATCGTCGTATGAAACAATATGTTCAAAGTTTAGAGAAATATTAATACCTCTAAATATTGAGATGAACGAAATTCGCCTGAACACTACTAATAACGCTGGTTACGTTGCGGCCTTAAGCTTGGACACGAGTCCAGCATTAATCGAAATGAACTATGGAGATGAAGAAGTAAAGGCAAAAATCGGAGCCATTATTAAAGTAGCCACTACTCTGCATATGCTGCTAGTATGATTTCAAATTACCGGCAGCAAAAGCTCGAACGTCGGTTATCGCACTATGCAAGAT is a window encoding:
- the LOC124298228 gene encoding RISC-loading complex subunit tarbp2-like encodes the protein MSKTPVSILQEMMVKKCSIPNYELIHNGGGSHENTFTYQVTCDGLSATGMGRCKKDAKHEAAKAMLETIAKVNGYPQLPASPAQSPKHNSSTAEAPTAAQTSSNTAFINAIGTLQELCADNNLQEPRYENVSDVGPPHARVFTIHCIVSTFVERGIATTKRQAKHEAAKKMMDRITDVVAGKMRDISIYMKNEKTEYDNELDNVAISQYPELTKLPAIKKPNLGVKISEYHIKVKNTLENNVRHEAIGKLVNLINDAKLKSDSESSYETICSKFREILIPLNIEMNEIRLNTTNNAGYVAALSLDTSPALIEMNYGDEEVKAKIGAIIKVATTLHMLLV